The Spinacia oleracea cultivar Varoflay chromosome 2, BTI_SOV_V1, whole genome shotgun sequence DNA segment ttttcaggtttaattatcgttttatgaaaataaattactagctttatttaacaaaaacggattttaaataatatttcatgaaaatcggttttatgaatataaatatatttcgattaaaatttcgtttaataatatttttattaaattatgaaattatatttatttataaaatcattacttataaaatttattatttataaaatattgatttctaaattattaatcgatttagtactaattcaataatttattattttgaaagaaattggactcggagctcaggtcGAACGAACCCAGGAAAATCCCTAGCAAATCGCGGAgttaggtaacggctattgctagtacccgcaattcccttataaatgtgtttatgaaattacaacgttatgattgatttatgaactgaatgttttgacatgttttatgaattagggaatgaaatgtgatttgattgaattatttattataatatgatttgatggaattatttcttataatatgattgattgaaattcttataaaataatgtttataagaaaccatgaaaggaAGGATGCTTTATTatgatctcatgatctaaaggaattatgttacttcaactgaagtaaaaggctaaaatgtaaaattaaacgaaacatgataaatgaaagtgaaagacctagtccgtttggcagtatatgttcacaggttactattctcggtcatgcatgtacccatggggcatccgcccattgagccaaggctctcatgttttcgggccaaggccccatgttttatggacagcggtccatcgtggaagacgttccaccatgtcatacttgccacggctagcatgtgcaccctaaagttatgaatgaattaaataaaagactttataaaatgttttactatattataTTCTCCCTGTCTtattaaatgaaatgaattgaaatgaatttacgttgctagaatagttcgttactgagtcttcggctcaccgtttttgtttctgttttaggtactgatggggacgatggacgcgagtagtggcgaggaatttcactttaatattatccacctagtttatgcttacaattttaatagtttaatagttttaatttaaAGACTTTTAGCAAGGTATGTACTTTCATTTTGGTATTATAaaggattatatatatatatatatatatatatatatatatatatatatatatatatatatatatatatatatatatatatatatatatatatatatatatatatatatatatatatatatatatatatttccaaaaaggaagttacggcaggtaatgtcccgaccaattaggttaattccgctgctaattatgctttaataattgaattagaggtcggggtgttacataaaCTTAGTGAAGCTAACAAATATGCATGGAAGAGAGTGTCAGATTATGTGATGAGCAAGATGAAAAGACATATTAGTGTGAAATATGAAGTGTGGGTTGTAATCCAAGTGGTTatgttttttatattattattttaagttAAGTGGATAGGTAACTAATGTATGTAATGATCTGCACTAATTTAATGAAGACTTTAATGCAATAATATCTTACCCCATGGTCTGTTTTCCAACCTTCTAGCCATTGCAAGATCCTGCAATGCTTGGCTTGATATTGTGTGTTGTCCTTGACTTGGTTGAGTCTGTAACAATGAAAAATCTTGTGCAGGGAAGGAGTAGATGGTTtgctcacccccccccccccatgatCAGAATAGAAAGTTGCAGCTCTTTGTCTCTGTGGTGTGGAGAAATGTTGTGTTGTAGGCTGCATATGAAACAAAAGTAACAAGTTAATTACAGTACATGtaaagtaaaaaaaagaaatatgtTTAGTGTATTGAATGACTTACAATAGCTATTCTTTGACACCCATTAGGGTAAGTATAAATATCTACACCCCTGTTGTGCATTGGTATAGTTGACTGTGgttgttgtgttgtgtgttgCTCTGGATTATGATGACCCTTGTTGTGTTGTGGTTTCTTAGGGGCATTCTTGCAGCCCCTTTTGTAGTGGTCTGGCACTCCACATAAGCTGCATTTCATGGCACAACCTGTTCTCTTAAGCTTACCAGATGCAGTCACCTCTACAACACCATATCTCCTCTTTGTTTTAGGTCTTCCCTTAACCTTTTTCACATTTGGAGCCACAATAATATGCTATCAGAAGTAGGTCACTCTTGAGGACCATTTAAAGACTCCAACAAAAATTTATATGCCTTCATGTAGGTATGTTTGCTAAAGTATGCATTCACATACTGTTCTGGAAggtctactttattccatatagcaacaattgcatgtttgcatggaattccactcatctgcCATGCATTGCAACTgcatatattgattcagatttACCCATGATCCCAATATGCATTATAAACCCTAGCCCAAAATTTTCTCTAGCTTTGTATCCTAGGACAAAGcattatttctttttttccaATGAAATCTCTTTTCTTATGCAGTCTTTCTATCAAACCCTCTCTGGTATCTTCCAACATGGTAATAATAGGCTTGTGCCTTGCACTCAAGATGTATGTATTAAACACTTCACTCGTGTTGTTGTCTACACTGTCACAACAAGATAGTGGAGTGTAGAATGCCCTACACCATTTCTTGTAGTTCCTTTGCATTAGATATTCAACAACTTCATTAGAAATACCCCTCATTAGTTCAATTTTTTCCATGAAGTGATTCACTGTGTTACTTTTTGCAATAATCCAGAACTTTTTTTTGTACTCTAAACCACCACCAAACACTCCCCTAAAGTTAAAGTACACATGCCTTGCACACACCCTACTTTCATCTTGTGGAAACACAGTTGCAACAACTGTAAGTAAACCCTTATGTTGGTCAGACATGTATGTGTACCTTGCTCCTTCACTAGTGCCTAAATCAGTAGCTAGCAGTTCCAGAAACCAAATCCATTTCTTGTACTCTCAACCTCACAAATAGCCCAAGTCAAAGGAAACATTTGATTATTACCATCCCCCCTACTGCTACTAACAACTGGCCCCCAAATGGTCCCTTTAAGAAACAACCATCAAGTGAAATGAAAGGTCTGCATCCAGCCAAAAACCCTTTCCTAAGTGCCTCAAAACACAAATACAGTCTATCAAACACATTTGCATTCAACTTCTACTTCAATGGAATGCATACTGCTCTTTTTATTCACCAACAATGAGTGCTTGATCCTTTTTCCTAGATCTAGAATCCTTGTCTTTGCTCACCCTTATACCCTTTTCTAACCAAACGATCTCTTGAGTATCTTGCACTCTCATGTAAAGGTTCACCTTGAACACATTTTGATAGTGTTGTACAATCCAACTTAAAGTCATCTTCTTAATCATAGGTATCCTACCACAAGTGTACCCACTAACAAATGTCTTCATTGTAAAATACCTTCTTCTTCTATCCCATGAAGCCCATATTCTCCATTTACAACCTTTATCTTTGTGCTCACACTCTCCACAAACCCCGATGGAATTATTCTTAGCAAATGGAATATTTCTTCCTTTATCAATGGAGTAATCTATGATTGCTTTCCTAAATGTCTTTGGATTCTCTAACTGTTGCCCAACATAAAAGGTGGCTTCCCTCTCTTCAGTATTTTTCTCCTTCTGTTTCCTACTCTCCCTATTATGATGTTGTGGTGCAACTAAGTAACCAACATCATCCTCATCCTCTGACTCACTAGGGTTGTCTAAGTCATTATATCCATCAAAGCCATCCCCTAAATTCAGACCACCTTCTCCCTTACTTTCTGCTAGTTTTTTCAGCATTACCAACTCTTCAACATAAGCTAGTTCCCTTCTCTTATCATCAGATATCTTAGACCTAGCATTGGCTAACTCATCATCATCCTTATTTGTACCTTCTGAGTCTTAATCAATATCAGGTTCTGGTTCAATTTGAGGTTGTGGCTCACTTTTTTTGGGTGGGAGTACTATAATATGTGGTTCCACAAAGTTATAATCAAGGTCCACCACATCATCTTTGTCAGCAGTCAACAACTCAAGGAAAATATCAAGCCCTCCACCTCTCCCTCCTCTCCTCACTCCACTCATGTTTAGGTTAAAGTTGTAGGTGGGTTTGATTTTATGCTCTGTGTATATGTGAATGCTTTTGTGTTGGTAAAGTAAAGCTAAGAAAGGGTCACAAGTACTACtatcaaaacctaaaaacctTACCCCATTCTTGAATGCTTTACTAGGGTCCCAAAAATGTACTTTCTCTATATCAGTGTATAATAAACCACCAACTAATGCCTTCATATATTTGATATCTGCATTCTCAGGGATGTCATCAAAGACATCCTCCCTCCCCCCGTCATAAACCATATCCGATTCCCTTCTACAACCTATTCACCACCATGATGCACAAATATGCAAGGGTTCAAAGTCAAATCATCAACATACACATCTGATCACAGTTAAACCAATATCAAATAAAGAACAAAACTTTAAGAAATCAAACCGAATGCAAGCTTGAATAATAACAAAAGAGATAAccaagataaaaaaaaacttcatTTCATTCATTTGAATAATTCCAGTTACATTTACAAAAGGTTAGGTTTCAACTCTTACATTACACACCCTAATCCACTATTTTGGGAGAAGCCTATGTTTGAGTATAACATACTGTCATAGCAGTGACAAAtaccaaaaatcaacacttgTCACCTTCCAAAAACCTACTTTGCTATGACAGTAGTGATTGAGTTAgtcctagattttttttttaaaaaaaagcttTAAACAAGCTGGATCATCAGAAGCTTGATAAAAGAGGGGCCACCACCAACGCCACCACCACACACCCCTACATGACCTCCACTAACAACTACTTCTCCTCCTTGAAAATGAGGGGGAAGCCATCAAAGTAGATGGTCGACATTTGAAGGTTCGCTTTAACTCTATAAGCAGCAAAGGCTAGATTAAGGTGAAGATCACtgaaaaaattgagttaaaaactTACATGTTGTCATAGACCAAAATGTATTAGCAACTTTTGCATTGTTACTAACATTTCTTTCCTTTAGGTTTGATGATTGGTTTTTTTTCTTGTTGGTTTTACTGATCTATAACTTAAATTTACTCACTTCAGGAGCTACAGCCGAAAACAAGTTCTCACTGTGTAGTTTCAAGTCTATGGTCTATGACAGCATGTAAGTTCTTAACTACATTTTTTCAGTCAAGCCAAGCGTGGAAGTCTATGGTCTATGACAGCATGTACGTTCTCTCGCAGCCATCCACGGTAGCATCCTGCAGGGTACGAGTATGGGAGGCGGTAGCGCAACTTGGACCACCTACTCCACTCCGTGCAGACCACCTGCGCAACAGCCTGCCCTTTCCATTCCAGCTTGGGTAAGATCTCATTCATGAGTATGTCTTGATGATGGAAAAGGGGGTGTGCCTCCCTCAAAGCAAGGACTCCTAAAGTCAAATTAACGGCCAAAGTCAATATCAAGAAAActctgtttttttattttagtgaaAACAATAAGTAAAACCCTAGTTACTACATAATATACTTTAAGTTACTCTCAAATTAGCaacaattttttaattaaacatattaaacaccattttcaagaacatgcaagcatcaattcgaattaaAAATTGGAAAGTAAAAACGGACGAAACCCTAATTCCAACTTAAATTGTTAAATTATGTAAAATCAAGCCACGATTGTTTCAATTAACATAAAAACACCATTATCAAGATAATGCATGCACCAATTTTGGGGAAAACTTACTTAACGAAAAAGCCCTAAAATTTTCATGCAACAACTACCaacatttatttaaaaaatcgaCAAAGAGAATGAATGAAAGTAACATGAGGAGTACCTTCGTCCCATCTGGATATTCTTGGCCTCTTCCTGGGCAGACCTTCCCATTTGGCAGCAACAAATCGGTTTGATGACGATGAAGAAGCAACCATTTTTGCAGAAAAACTCAGAGCAATAACTTCAAATTCTCTTGTGTTTTAAGTGAATAAATAGGAAAAAGACAAGTGAAAgtgaaaggggggggggggggcataTAAATAGGGAAGTGAAAAGAGGGAAATAGGGTTAggaacagtaaaaaaaaaaaaaaaagaaccgcCAAAAAAATTTATGGAAGAAACCagaaaagggggggggggaagtTGGAAAGGTTTACACGTGTAAATGGATAAAAACGAAGTTGAAAAGACTAACTTTTAATCAAAATCAACTGTTTTCAATCATTAATCCACGTgtaaattcattttttttaaagcacttttattattattattatattgaaTTAAACGGACGTTAGTAACGGAACCAAAAAAGCAGCGGATTCCATCCATTTAGAGGGACTAAACTGCTCcgtttgaaacttgagggactaaACTGTttcttttggcaaagtttagagACCTCTATATCAGTTTAGTCGAAAATAAACCAATTGAATTGTCAATTTTGGAAAATAAGGCCCTATTCCTTCGACttattttaactttattttagaGAAAATAAGTCCAGATACATTCTTTGTCTTGTACTTTTCTTATATTTCCTGGTATTTTTCTTATCTAAGCTTTTTATGGCTTTTCTTTTAAGTTTTTAGGCTTTAAATACGATTATTATGTTTATGTCAATCCAATTCACTGAAAGTTTTagttaattcaaaataaacttcTATGAGAGATATGAACCAATATCTCTCACCAAAAGATGTCATTGCATAATCAGTGGCGTTGTTGTAAGCCTTTATACATATTGTGTTGTCGCTTATTTTTAAGCTTTTTACACTCAACAAGTCTCCTCGAACAGACACTCACATCGTCGTCCCCACTTGTGATTGACGTGCGTACACAAGTACCCAATCGGCGCTCGCGTCCCTCTCATGTTGCCAATAGACAAGAGGGCCCATTTCAGAAACCTTTGCTCGCTCGTATTTCACGATTCCTTAGACTTtgttccgcacaaggcttgcgcccttACCGCCCAGTAGGTAAGAGCGCGTCGCACGACTCGGTGCTCAAAATATTCGGACCGACGACAAGCGGTCTCTAGTGCACTATTTTGaccattaatattttaatttcgcattagtaaaaattactataaaatttgatattttgaaaatttacATTAAAAAGGGCAAgaaaccccccaaaaaaaacgAAGTCAAATTAGGTGAGTAAAATGCTTGAACTTTTACCACGGTAACAAACTAACAACTACTACTCCGTTCCTATATGTTCTTTACGATTATCGTTTTCACGTGAATTAAGGTAAAAGAGAGGGTGGGCCAATGAGTAGTTATTTGCAACATCTGGTTTAAGTGTGAAAGAagatgaataaaataaaaatctaaaaaaaaatgatataattatgcaagtggataaataaaaaaaataaaaattgagaaTTTAATTGTAAATATTGTACTCCGTATTCCAGAAACAGAATGAAACATAAGTGTAAAAAACTTTTAGGAATAAACGTAAACGGAACGCGTAAAAAATCTTATGAACATTTACAAAATGAAAAGATAaaaaattaaactctaaaagaTGAGGCCCAAAACAAGGAGGGGAGTTGCAAACTTGCAATCTAACGGTGAGACTGTGAGAGAGAATGGTAGGTGCATTTCAAATGGCAAGAATAGTTGCAGTTACAGTAGCAATTGGCTCCTCTCCTACAAATTCAAGCTCTGGAAACCCTGACGATTTTCTTCCTCGAAAATCCCCAATCAACTCTTCAAACTCCCATCATCATCTTTCTATCTCCAAACCATCCTTCCTCGTCCGCACACAGGTTAACCCTCTCTCTTTCTGTTTTCTGGGTTCATTTCAGTTTTTATGTCCTGCAATTAAACTTTCaactagtgtgtagcccggGCGTTGCCCCGGGTTTTAACTTTTATTcgggtcttttttttttaattatgtgcGTAGAGATGGTGTCATCATCAAATTACGGTGGTGACATAAGAttagtggccgatcaacaacctCCCAATCTAAAACCCACAtccaaaaatctaaacaaagtcggatccttttcttcaaagtaataactgtacatttataaattaaataattattcccTTTTTcgcattcacttttattcaatgtattgtttattgtaaaaagaatatatttgcTTATATAGAAAGATAttacataagttgtagttggttaagatggtaagaagagtaacttttaacaaagaggtcttttgttcgatccttgttagatgttttttggttgtaatgaaatgtcatgatgctaattagtggtgacgtggcgtaataaaGAGAGGtctacgtgacacgtatacgttcttcaaaacgccttttaatatattagtatagattaacCCCCCAACCCAGTCCCAAACGAATGTTGACATTTTGGGGTTTAATTCATTGCTTCATGTAGAATATTCTGAAATTATTGTTAATCGGATTGAATGAATACCGTATTCTAGTTTTGCTTCTTCTTCCCCTCTATTGATGTTAATTTGTTTGTTGACAATTTTATTTAGTTACTGACTGGTGAAAAAATCATTTTTCTATTGTTATAGCAAGTGATAGTGAAAGAAATTCAGTTTGTATTCTAGTTGTATGTTATGTAGTAATCTTGGGTTTTCGGCTCTTGGACCTATTTTTTCTCCCATGAAAAAATTGCAATGTTGTTTAAAAAATTTGCATCTTTGTATACCTATTTCAAATGTTCAATTGCATATGATGTGGGTTCCTTGAGGTGAAATAATATGTCCTTATAATGGAAACTCTGGCTTTAGAGGAGGGAATGAGCTTTGTAATCAGTATGGTTTCTTGTAAAGTGAATGTAGAATTGTAGATACACTTCTGTATGTCATGGATTTGGCTGATAAATCTCCTCTTGTTATTTCGTAGTCAAATGTTCGGATACAGAGAAGAAGAAGACCGGAGCCGTCCTGTGTTGTTTGTAATGGAAGTGGAAGAGTTGATTGTAATCATTGTCATGGCAGAGGTAACTTACATTTCTTTATTCCTTCCTATACTATGATTTCCTTCACTGATACTCctttctgaattgatttttggaTAGCTTAATGATTAATGAACGATTGGTGTGACAACTAAATAACTTGAATATAATTATTTATAGAACATCATCTAAAGCTAGATAACGTTGAGCACACAATCGCTAAAATTTTGAGAAACAGAAATGCTGCTAGATGAACATAGGCGAGGAGGAAAACTGGTTCTTATATGATGTCgatgtggggaagaacactagTATAACTTTTCTGGCAATAATTATACAGTATTTGCAACAAAATTGGCCTCACTTGCTGCTGAAACTCAATGTTTCTCACATGTGAATTGTTCCACATTGGAGAAACTTATAAGTTTGAGGAGTTTATAACTCCCACTATTGCCCATTGGTTTTAGTGTAAAATCTCCGTTGGGCTTCTAAGTGTACTGAACGAACCTCCTCCTTATTGGGTTCCCCAGGCCCATTTCATAGTGATGTTGGGAGGAAATCATTGGGCATTTGATAGAGAAGTGGCTAGACAATCCATGCTTTGGGTAGTAAGATTTCCCTAGGAAATTGCAGGAGATAAGACTTTTTCTTGTCAACTTAAAAAATGTAACTTCATATATGTCTTGTGGCTGGTGCATTGATTTCCTCTATAACACACGGTTGTCCGGTCTAGTGGTCTGAGCAACATGTTAGTGGTCAGTGATTGATTAATCTTAGATCTTAGTTTGTTGATAACAAATCTTTGTAAACTATTATTATCGTGATAAACCAAATTGCACCATAGAACTCCAATCTATAAATCATTAAATCCTCAAGCATTAACTTAGTGTTGGTGTCAAATGTCAATTTGTGAATTAGCTGGAAGATAAAGGTACTTGGATATTATCGTAAAAGGAGAAAAATATGTCAGTTATCAAACTTGTGAGTTGAGTTTAGGCTAAAATTTGGTGCAAGCATTAGTAACAAAGCTTTTTAGGTCATAACCACATTTATTTGTGCTGGTATAAAGCTAATGGCTAACAAACTAATTTTCGTTTGAAGTACAGGGAGGACAAATAACACTGATTTAATAATGCTTCCAAAAGGCGAATGGCCGAATTGGTGAGTTGCCTACTTGCCTTACTCTTCCCAAATTCAtgtagatcagatcagatcagatcagatcagctgGTTGACAATTCTTGGCAGTAATGGGTTTAAAGAACAAAGAAGTGTCATTTTCTTAGGTGCAAGACATGCGGTGGTAGTGGGCTTGGATTCTGCAGTCGTTGCCTTGGAACGGGCGAGTACAGGGACATAATGGGCTTTCATTTCATGAAGCGGGAATCTAACCACCCTCTGAAGCACACAAAACAACATCAGGTTGAAGGAAACACTGAGCACCTTACTGCTGCAGATTTGCTTCTTTCACAAACCACCTCTGAAGCAGAAGAGTAATAATAGTGTGAATTGCTGTAATAGTTCCATTTGTAATAGTCTCAGCTAAATCAATTCAACATATATTTTCTATCAAACTTTTCATAAATGCCAACATGTATATCTTGTGTAGTTTTTATTTACCATTCAGGTGTTTTGCGAGCCCATCTGACAACATTGTTTAGTGAACTTggacttattttttgttttttaagcatgaagtttttatttttcttcctaTTTTTCCGAGGGGATTTATTTTCCATCCTTCGTTTCAATGTTGGATGATTTTTTATTAATCCAATTTTGAACAATTGATTTACTGcttctgtatttatttaagggatacacttgccttttccggccgtatttatttaagagatacacttgtcatttttagtaacttatcaactccaccatctaattaaataatctatctacaccccacccccactacctaaaatgacatggtccccacttgtttttcttattaaaatatctactcaaccccacttgttttattactttattttattcaattctttttcttaatacacatgcccgaccaagtgtatctcttaaataaatacggagggagtattactttGGAGTTTTGTTTAGAGA contains these protein-coding regions:
- the LOC110792519 gene encoding uncharacterized protein yields the protein MVGAFQMARIVAVTVAIGSSPTNSSSGNPDDFLPRKSPINSSNSHHHLSISKPSFLVRTQSNVRIQRRRRPEPSCVVCNGSGRVDCNHCHGRGRTNNTDLIMLPKGEWPNWCKTCGGSGLGFCSRCLGTGEYRDIMGFHFMKRESNHPLKHTKQHQVEGNTEHLTAADLLLSQTTSEAEE